A genomic window from Halomonas sp. LR3S48 includes:
- a CDS encoding nitric oxide reductase activation protein NorD, with product MLDFLEVEEFVGRRWHRWASSAVSYPDHPEAAVRLDDLRALLGVFFRCGGGEAGVEVAAIARRNSSHRLSLRQRLGLDEEPLDQARRDEEHLLLPPRIALFPSAELNRDLYLWLTAYLALGELPARLDDPLQRDLQALRVSRRTTQAVLERFPGLSERYARLCRALLAVRPQRKRLPPMEAALESALLAQLGAAAPQAGWALAMHDAILDPALPLENFHAPRGYRPPLPVPLWGDVVALGTRDGEREAIDDDSDVAVRRDQQADDGGKRKAERREQDQADRDDPLMLNASEKMLSWAEMVNLNRHVEDEEEETAKEAADQMEEIVLSPNRKQAASRLKLDLDLAPDEACGGRLSGRHTYPEWHHRKQIYLPDHCVVLSDVQSEEGEQWEPDEATRRRIRKVRREFEALRPRREILRGQLDGTELDMDAVIRSRCDLAATGESSDRLYMAARQQARDLAVSILIDVSLSTEAWLEDRRVLDVEKEALLVLGHGLAGCGDDYAIHCFTSHRRHKVWVNTLKSFDEPMGDRVGRRIAALKPGHYTRMGPAIRHVTQELAKRPNRHRLLLVLTDGKPNDTDYYEGRYGIEDTRRAVLEARQQEVRVFGVTVDSEGHRYVPHLFGRGSYAIVNRPEHLSLALPGIYRQIIGS from the coding sequence ATGCTGGACTTTCTTGAGGTCGAGGAGTTCGTCGGTCGCCGCTGGCATCGCTGGGCCTCCAGTGCAGTCAGCTACCCGGACCACCCTGAGGCAGCGGTACGCCTCGACGACCTGCGTGCCCTGCTTGGCGTGTTCTTCCGCTGCGGTGGCGGCGAGGCCGGCGTCGAGGTGGCAGCCATCGCCCGGCGCAACTCCAGCCACCGGCTGTCGCTGCGCCAGCGGTTGGGCCTGGACGAGGAGCCGCTGGACCAAGCCCGCCGCGACGAGGAGCACCTGCTGCTGCCGCCGCGCATCGCCCTGTTTCCCAGCGCCGAACTCAACCGCGACCTCTACCTGTGGCTGACCGCCTACCTCGCCCTGGGCGAGCTTCCGGCCCGGCTCGACGACCCGCTGCAGCGCGACCTGCAGGCGCTGCGCGTGTCCCGCCGCACCACCCAGGCGGTGCTCGAGCGCTTTCCGGGCCTGAGCGAACGCTATGCTCGCCTGTGCCGGGCGCTGCTTGCGGTTCGCCCGCAGCGCAAGCGCCTGCCGCCCATGGAGGCCGCCCTCGAATCGGCCCTGCTCGCTCAGCTGGGCGCCGCGGCTCCCCAGGCCGGCTGGGCACTCGCCATGCACGACGCCATCCTCGACCCGGCGCTGCCGCTGGAGAACTTCCACGCCCCGCGCGGCTATCGCCCGCCGCTGCCGGTGCCGCTGTGGGGCGATGTGGTGGCGCTGGGCACCCGCGACGGTGAGCGCGAGGCCATCGACGACGATTCCGACGTCGCCGTGCGGCGCGACCAGCAGGCCGACGACGGCGGCAAGCGCAAGGCCGAACGCCGCGAACAGGACCAGGCCGACCGCGACGACCCGCTGATGCTCAACGCCTCGGAGAAGATGCTCTCCTGGGCCGAGATGGTGAACCTCAACCGTCACGTCGAGGACGAGGAGGAGGAGACGGCCAAGGAGGCCGCCGACCAGATGGAAGAGATCGTGCTCAGCCCCAACCGCAAGCAGGCCGCCTCGCGGCTCAAGCTCGACCTCGACCTGGCGCCCGACGAGGCCTGCGGCGGGCGCCTGAGCGGCCGCCATACCTACCCCGAGTGGCACCATCGCAAGCAGATCTACCTGCCCGACCACTGCGTGGTCCTGAGCGACGTGCAGAGCGAAGAGGGCGAGCAGTGGGAGCCCGACGAGGCCACGCGGCGTCGCATCCGCAAGGTGCGCCGCGAATTCGAGGCGCTGCGCCCTCGGCGCGAGATCCTGCGCGGCCAGCTCGACGGCACCGAGCTCGACATGGACGCAGTGATCCGCTCGCGCTGCGACCTGGCGGCCACCGGCGAATCCAGCGACCGGCTCTACATGGCGGCGCGCCAGCAGGCCCGCGACCTGGCGGTATCGATCCTGATCGACGTCTCGCTCTCCACCGAGGCCTGGCTCGAGGACCGGCGTGTCCTCGATGTCGAGAAAGAGGCGCTGCTGGTGCTGGGGCATGGCCTGGCCGGCTGCGGCGACGACTATGCCATTCACTGCTTTACCTCGCATCGCCGCCACAAGGTGTGGGTCAATACGCTGAAGAGTTTCGACGAGCCCATGGGCGACCGGGTGGGGCGGCGCATCGCCGCGCTCAAACCGGGCCACTACACGCGCATGGGGCCGGCGATCCGCCACGTGACCCAGGAACTCGCCAAGCGCCCCAACCGCCATCGGCTGCTGCTGGTGCTGACCGACGGCAAGCCCAACGACACCGACTACTACGAGGGGCGCTACGGCATCGAGGACACCCGCCGGGCCGTGCTCGAGGCGCGTCAGCAGGAGGTCCGAGTGTTCGGCGTCACCGTCGACAGCGAGGGGCACCGCTACGTGCCGCACCTGTTCGGCCGCGGCAGCTATGCCATCGTCAACCGGCCCGAGCACCTGTCGCTGGCGCTGCCGGGCATCTATCGTCAGATCATCGGTTCCTGA
- a CDS encoding Lrp/AsnC family transcriptional regulator, with product MSASTCPPEPAPATGLVDGLDALDRDIVLATQAGLPLVPDPWSAVGKPLGLAGNEVRARMQRMIDSGVIRRIAAVPNHYRLGFVANGMTVWDVDDAQVEHLGRELAGIPGVSHCYRRPRHLPEWPYNLFVMLHGRSQGEVEQQAEALRERLGDACRDHRILYSSRILKKTGLRLARSSGRPR from the coding sequence ATGTCCGCCTCTACCTGCCCGCCTGAGCCGGCGCCCGCTACAGGCCTCGTGGATGGCCTGGATGCGCTCGACCGCGACATCGTCCTGGCCACCCAGGCCGGCCTGCCGCTGGTGCCGGACCCCTGGAGCGCGGTGGGCAAACCGCTTGGCCTTGCCGGAAACGAGGTGCGCGCCCGCATGCAGCGCATGATCGACAGCGGCGTGATTCGTCGTATCGCCGCGGTACCCAACCACTACCGCCTGGGCTTCGTGGCCAACGGCATGACCGTATGGGACGTCGACGACGCCCAAGTCGAGCATCTGGGCCGCGAATTGGCCGGGATCCCTGGCGTGAGCCACTGCTACCGGCGCCCGCGACACCTGCCCGAATGGCCCTACAACCTGTTCGTCATGCTCCACGGGCGCAGCCAGGGCGAAGTGGAGCAGCAGGCCGAGGCGCTGCGCGAGCGGCTCGGCGATGCCTGCCGCGACCATCGCATCCTGTACAGCTCACGCATTCTCAAGAAGACCGGCCTGCGGCTTGCCCGCTCGTCCGGCCGGCCGCGCTGA
- the nirJ gene encoding heme d1 biosynthesis radical SAM protein NirJ, producing MFRVTRYVKSLLDPAPSGHETLGPARKPPGPVVIWNLIRRCNLTCKHCYTVSADIDFKGELSTEEVFTVLDDLKRFRVPALILSGGEPLMRPDIFEISRRAKQLGIYTGLSTNGTLIDESNIARIAECGYDYVGISIDGLEATHDEFRRRQGAFRESMHAVKLCKQHGIKVGLRFTLTQQNYEQLDAILALIDEHDVDKFYLSHLNYGGRGHRHRKQDAWYQMTRDAMTRLFDHCRAELERGVEREYVTGNNDADGPFLLMWAREHFPDRADALERRLIDWGGNASGEYIANIDNLGTVHPDTFWWDHDLGSVRNRPFSEIWRDSQDELMQGFRQRPRPLKGRCAECRFLSICNGNTRVRAWKVTGDPWEEDPGCYLSNEEIGVEAGRQRRVAAPCAIQAIEL from the coding sequence ATGTTCCGTGTCACCCGCTACGTCAAGTCGCTGCTCGACCCCGCACCTTCCGGTCATGAAACGCTGGGGCCGGCCCGCAAGCCCCCCGGCCCGGTGGTGATCTGGAACCTGATCCGGCGCTGCAACCTGACCTGCAAGCACTGCTACACGGTGTCGGCGGACATCGACTTCAAGGGCGAGCTTTCCACCGAGGAGGTCTTTACCGTCCTCGACGACCTCAAGCGGTTTCGGGTGCCGGCGCTGATCCTCTCCGGCGGCGAGCCGTTGATGCGACCCGATATCTTCGAGATATCCCGGCGTGCCAAGCAGCTCGGCATCTACACCGGTCTCTCCACCAACGGCACCCTGATCGACGAGAGCAACATCGCGCGCATCGCCGAGTGCGGCTACGACTACGTGGGCATCAGCATCGATGGCCTGGAAGCGACGCATGACGAGTTCCGCCGCCGCCAGGGGGCATTTCGCGAATCGATGCACGCCGTCAAGCTGTGCAAGCAGCACGGCATCAAGGTGGGGCTGCGCTTCACCCTGACCCAGCAGAACTACGAGCAGCTCGACGCCATCCTGGCGCTGATCGATGAGCACGACGTCGACAAGTTCTACCTCTCGCACCTCAACTACGGCGGGCGCGGCCACCGCCACCGCAAGCAGGACGCCTGGTACCAGATGACCCGTGACGCCATGACCCGGCTGTTCGACCACTGCCGGGCCGAGCTGGAACGCGGCGTCGAGCGCGAGTACGTCACCGGCAACAACGACGCCGACGGCCCCTTCCTGCTGATGTGGGCCCGCGAGCACTTCCCCGACCGCGCCGATGCGCTGGAACGGCGCCTGATCGACTGGGGCGGCAACGCCTCGGGGGAGTACATCGCCAATATCGACAACCTGGGCACGGTGCACCCGGACACCTTCTGGTGGGATCACGACCTCGGCAGCGTGCGCAACCGTCCGTTCTCGGAGATATGGCGCGACAGCCAGGACGAGCTGATGCAGGGCTTCCGCCAGCGCCCCAGGCCGCTCAAGGGCCGTTGTGCGGAGTGCCGCTTTCTCTCCATCTGCAACGGCAACACCCGCGTGCGGGCATGGAAGGTCACCGGCGACCCGTGGGAGGAGGACCCCGGCTGCTACCTCAGCAACGAAGAGATCGGCGTCGAAGCAGGCCGGCAGCGTCGCGTGGCCGCACCCTGCGCCATCCAGGCCATTGAGCTCTGA
- a CDS encoding CbbQ/NirQ/NorQ/GpvN family protein: MSHIATASAQQFEQELPYYEPVGNECALFEQAYRQRLPLLLKGPTGCGKTRFVSHMAAKLGRPLFTVSCHDDLTAADLTGRYLLQGGETRWVDGPLTRAVREGGICYLDEVVEARKDVTVVLHPLTDDRRLLPLERTGELLEAPDDFMLVVSYNPGYQHILKSLKPSTRQRFVAMSFDFPPPKVECEIVARESGLAYERCAALVNLAASLRAMKGQDLEEGVSTRLLVYCATLINAGMPILDAACATLVEPLSDDQDVQQGLMEAIKATFG; encoded by the coding sequence ATGTCCCATATCGCTACCGCTTCCGCCCAGCAATTCGAGCAGGAGCTGCCCTACTACGAGCCGGTCGGCAACGAGTGCGCCCTGTTCGAGCAGGCCTACCGGCAGCGCCTGCCGCTGCTGCTCAAGGGACCGACCGGCTGCGGCAAGACGCGCTTCGTCAGCCACATGGCGGCGAAGCTCGGCCGGCCGCTGTTCACCGTGTCATGCCACGACGACCTGACCGCCGCCGACCTCACCGGGCGCTACCTGCTGCAGGGCGGCGAGACCCGCTGGGTCGACGGCCCGCTGACCCGCGCCGTGCGCGAGGGCGGTATCTGCTATCTCGACGAAGTGGTCGAGGCGCGCAAAGACGTGACCGTGGTGCTGCATCCGCTGACCGACGACCGCCGGCTGCTGCCGCTGGAGCGTACCGGCGAGCTGCTCGAGGCACCCGACGATTTCATGCTGGTGGTCTCCTACAACCCCGGCTATCAGCACATTCTCAAGTCGCTCAAGCCGAGTACCCGCCAACGTTTCGTGGCGATGTCGTTCGATTTCCCGCCGCCCAAGGTGGAGTGCGAGATCGTCGCCCGCGAAAGCGGCCTGGCCTACGAGCGCTGCGCCGCGCTGGTCAACCTGGCCGCCAGCCTGCGCGCCATGAAGGGGCAGGACCTGGAGGAGGGCGTCTCCACGCGCCTGCTGGTCTACTGCGCCACGCTGATCAACGCCGGCATGCCGATTCTCGACGCCGCCTGCGCCACCCTGGTCGAGCCGCTGTCCGACGACCAGGACGTGCAGCAGGGGCTGATGGAAGCGATCAAGGCCACGTTTGGGTAA
- a CDS encoding NnrS family protein: protein MNTSPPVDRQPRLPIARLAFRPFFLLASLFSVLAMVVWFAFWHGDILLRPHGGLMWWHQHEMIFGFGAAVVVGFLLTAVQNWTGRKSVSGAPLLGLVALWLAARLLLAYPSGLPAWLLATVDLAFLPLAALIMARLVVAAKLWRNLMFVPVLLLLATANLAMHVGVAQGKVELIREGAYLAVLLIAVLMVLLGGRVIPFFTSRKLGRPQPAPIPKLEKLTLASVLAVVLLQLLTLAGVAVPAALLAAVMLVAAVAGFVRLARWEGHRTLHEPLLWGLHLSYAFVPVGLAMWSMALLGAFRIELAVHALAIGGIGSMMLAMMARVSLGHTGRVIRTLPGIGVGLGLMFAAALLRSPILALFPQITHWIYNLSIIFWCIAYLIFLFHYTLPLLSARPDGQEG from the coding sequence ATGAACACTTCTCCTCCCGTCGACCGCCAGCCGCGACTGCCCATCGCCCGGCTGGCCTTTCGCCCGTTCTTCCTGCTGGCCTCGCTGTTCAGCGTGCTGGCGATGGTGGTGTGGTTCGCGTTCTGGCACGGCGATATCCTGCTGCGGCCCCACGGCGGGCTGATGTGGTGGCACCAGCACGAGATGATCTTCGGCTTCGGCGCCGCCGTGGTGGTCGGCTTCCTGCTGACCGCGGTGCAGAACTGGACCGGCCGCAAGAGTGTGAGTGGTGCACCGCTGCTCGGCCTGGTGGCGCTGTGGCTGGCGGCGCGGCTGCTGCTGGCGTATCCCTCAGGCCTGCCGGCTTGGCTATTGGCGACCGTTGACCTGGCGTTCCTGCCGCTGGCCGCGCTGATCATGGCGCGCCTGGTGGTAGCCGCGAAGCTGTGGCGCAACCTGATGTTCGTGCCGGTACTGCTGCTGCTGGCCACGGCCAACCTGGCGATGCATGTCGGCGTTGCGCAGGGCAAGGTCGAGCTGATCCGCGAGGGGGCCTACCTGGCCGTGCTGCTGATCGCCGTGCTGATGGTGCTGCTGGGCGGTCGGGTGATCCCTTTCTTCACTTCGCGCAAGTTGGGGCGGCCGCAGCCAGCACCCATCCCGAAGCTGGAGAAACTGACCCTGGCTTCGGTACTGGCGGTGGTGCTCTTGCAACTGCTGACGCTTGCCGGCGTGGCGGTGCCCGCCGCGCTGCTTGCGGCGGTGATGCTGGTGGCGGCGGTGGCCGGCTTCGTGCGGCTGGCGCGCTGGGAAGGGCATCGTACGCTGCACGAGCCGCTGCTGTGGGGGCTGCACCTCAGCTACGCCTTCGTCCCGGTCGGGTTGGCGATGTGGTCGATGGCGCTGCTGGGTGCCTTCCGCATCGAACTTGCCGTGCATGCGCTGGCCATCGGTGGCATCGGTTCCATGATGCTGGCGATGATGGCGCGAGTGTCGCTCGGCCATACGGGGCGCGTGATTCGTACTCTGCCGGGAATCGGCGTGGGCCTTGGCTTGATGTTCGCCGCCGCCCTGCTGCGCTCGCCGATACTTGCCCTCTTCCCGCAGATCACCCACTGGATCTACAACCTGAGCATCATCTTCTGGTGTATCGCCTATCTCATCTTCCTGTTTCACTATACGCTGCCGCTATTGAGTGCCCGCCCAGATGGCCAGGAGGGATAG
- a CDS encoding c-type cytochrome: MTEGLTKAAARNIFYGGSLFFFLLFTALTAHSHWYMVTKSTDKGGLTESVELGKHVWEENMCINCHSIMGEGAYFAPELANVWERYGGHTNPDGARMAITAWMRAQPTGAPGRRQMPYFDLTDEEMTALIDFLEWTDSIDDQNWPPHPAG; encoded by the coding sequence ATGACCGAAGGCCTCACCAAGGCGGCGGCCCGTAATATCTTCTATGGCGGTTCGCTGTTCTTCTTCCTGTTGTTCACCGCACTGACGGCACATAGCCACTGGTACATGGTGACCAAGTCCACCGACAAAGGGGGGCTCACCGAGTCCGTCGAGCTCGGCAAGCACGTGTGGGAAGAGAACATGTGCATCAACTGCCACAGCATCATGGGCGAAGGCGCCTATTTCGCTCCCGAACTGGCCAACGTCTGGGAGCGCTATGGCGGCCATACCAACCCGGATGGCGCACGCATGGCAATAACTGCCTGGATGCGCGCCCAGCCGACCGGAGCACCAGGGCGTCGCCAGATGCCGTACTTCGATCTTACCGATGAGGAGATGACCGCGCTGATCGATTTCCTCGAGTGGACCGATTCCATCGACGACCAGAACTGGCCCCCGCACCCCGCCGGTTGA
- a CDS encoding carboxymuconolactone decarboxylase family protein, giving the protein MANQDLPSGAGKVADDYPEVWRAYASLGKACAESGPLDDRTRRLVKLALAVGGGSEGAVHSHMRRAMEEGIEPEALKQVAMLAIPTLGLPAGVAALTWIEDITDAKR; this is encoded by the coding sequence ATGGCCAATCAAGATCTCCCCTCCGGCGCCGGCAAGGTGGCCGATGACTATCCCGAGGTATGGCGGGCATACGCCTCGCTTGGCAAGGCGTGCGCCGAGTCCGGCCCGCTTGACGACCGCACGCGGCGCCTGGTCAAGCTGGCGCTGGCCGTGGGCGGCGGCTCCGAGGGGGCCGTGCATTCGCACATGCGTCGCGCGATGGAGGAGGGCATCGAGCCCGAGGCCTTGAAGCAGGTGGCCATGCTGGCGATCCCGACCTTGGGGTTGCCGGCCGGGGTGGCGGCACTGACCTGGATCGAGGATATCACCGACGCCAAGCGCTGA
- a CDS encoding cbb3-type cytochrome c oxidase subunit I, translated as MKYETQKVALPFFAVAMALFALQIVFGLLAATVYVSPHFLAELMPFNIMRVSHTNLLIVWLLIGFMGCTYYLMPEEAEQEIHSPGLAYLQLAIFAFAGAAALVGYQFGIHEGREFLEQPFWVKVLITISYLIFLFNTSMTLLKGRKTAINLVLMLGLWLAAVFWLFAFYNPSNLAVDKLYWWWVVHLWVEGVWELIMASLLGYLLIKMSGVDREVIEKWLYIIVGLSLFSGLLGTGHHYYWIGAPSYWQPIGSIFSTLEVIPFFAMVVFAFYMFWKGSRNHPNKAAMLWALGCPTIAFFGAGVWGFMHTLSFINYYTHGTQLTAAHGHLAFYGAYVMLILGVITYAMPQIRRSQPYNQVLNMWGFWIMTSAMCFMTFTLTFAGVVQTHLQRVLGMNYMQVQSQLDLFYIMRLGTGVAVTVAAVMLIYSFFGPVREQVPASSRPLAATE; from the coding sequence ATGAAATACGAAACCCAGAAGGTGGCCCTGCCATTCTTCGCCGTGGCCATGGCGCTGTTCGCACTGCAGATCGTCTTCGGCCTGCTGGCGGCGACGGTCTATGTGTCCCCCCACTTCTTGGCCGAGCTGATGCCGTTCAACATCATGCGCGTCAGCCATACCAACCTGCTGATCGTGTGGCTGTTGATCGGCTTCATGGGCTGCACCTACTACCTGATGCCGGAAGAGGCCGAGCAGGAGATCCACAGCCCCGGCCTGGCCTACCTGCAGCTGGCCATCTTCGCCTTCGCCGGTGCGGCGGCCCTGGTGGGCTACCAGTTCGGCATCCACGAGGGCCGCGAGTTCCTCGAGCAGCCGTTCTGGGTCAAGGTGCTGATCACCATTTCGTACCTGATCTTCCTGTTCAACACCAGCATGACCCTGCTCAAGGGGCGCAAGACGGCCATCAACCTGGTGCTGATGCTGGGCCTGTGGCTGGCGGCGGTGTTCTGGCTGTTTGCCTTCTACAACCCCTCCAACCTGGCGGTGGACAAGCTCTACTGGTGGTGGGTCGTGCACCTGTGGGTCGAGGGCGTGTGGGAGCTGATCATGGCCTCCCTGCTCGGCTACCTGTTGATCAAGATGTCCGGCGTCGACCGCGAAGTCATCGAGAAATGGCTCTACATCATCGTCGGCCTGTCGCTGTTCTCCGGCCTGCTGGGCACCGGCCACCACTACTACTGGATCGGCGCGCCGAGCTACTGGCAGCCCATCGGCAGCATCTTCTCGACGCTCGAAGTGATCCCGTTCTTCGCCATGGTGGTGTTCGCCTTCTACATGTTCTGGAAGGGCAGCCGTAACCATCCCAACAAGGCGGCCATGCTGTGGGCACTGGGCTGCCCGACCATCGCCTTCTTCGGTGCCGGCGTGTGGGGCTTCATGCACACCCTGTCGTTCATCAACTACTACACCCACGGTACCCAGCTCACCGCCGCGCACGGCCACCTGGCCTTCTACGGCGCCTACGTGATGCTGATCCTCGGTGTGATCACCTACGCCATGCCGCAGATCCGCCGCAGCCAGCCCTACAACCAGGTGCTGAACATGTGGGGCTTCTGGATCATGACCTCGGCCATGTGCTTCATGACCTTCACCCTGACCTTCGCCGGCGTGGTACAGACGCACCTGCAGCGGGTGCTGGGCATGAACTACATGCAGGTGCAGAGCCAGCTCGACCTGTTCTACATCATGCGCCTGGGTACCGGCGTGGCCGTGACCGTTGCCGCGGTGATGCTGATCTACTCGTTCTTCGGTCCCGTACGCGAGCAAGTGCCCGCTTCCAGCCGGCCCCTGGCCGCCACTGAGTGA
- the cobA gene encoding uroporphyrinogen-III C-methyltransferase, producing MTIHSHSRHLSFALDEAPLAPGEVAIVGAGPGDPGLLTLRALSLLQQADCLVFDRLVSQQVLAMARPEAKRYYVGKASSHHSLPQEETNALLAKLAREGRRVLRLKGGDPYIFGRGGEEAEHLIECGIGFRVVPGITSASGCSSYAGFPLTHRDHAQSVTFVTGHAKADGELALNWSALAVPHHTAVFYMGLANAALISRELQRHGLPAEHPVALVERGTTPEQRHVLTTLGDLEEAIEREALKPPTLIVVGEVVLLADTLAPGMTRLTRHDAESLDARRLAL from the coding sequence ATGACCATACATAGCCATTCGCGACACCTTAGCTTCGCCCTCGACGAGGCGCCGCTGGCGCCCGGCGAGGTCGCCATCGTCGGCGCCGGCCCCGGCGACCCGGGCCTGCTGACCCTGCGCGCCCTGTCGCTGCTGCAGCAGGCCGACTGCCTGGTCTTCGACCGGCTGGTGTCACAGCAAGTGCTGGCCATGGCGCGTCCGGAGGCGAAGCGCTACTACGTGGGCAAGGCCTCGAGCCATCACTCGCTGCCCCAGGAGGAGACCAACGCCCTGCTGGCCAAGCTGGCCCGGGAAGGCCGGCGCGTACTGCGGCTCAAGGGCGGCGATCCCTACATCTTCGGGCGCGGCGGTGAGGAGGCCGAGCACCTGATCGAGTGCGGCATCGGCTTTCGCGTGGTGCCGGGCATCACCTCGGCGTCGGGCTGCTCGAGCTATGCGGGCTTCCCATTGACCCATCGCGACCACGCCCAGAGCGTGACCTTCGTCACCGGCCACGCCAAGGCCGACGGCGAGCTGGCGCTGAACTGGTCCGCGCTGGCGGTACCGCACCACACCGCGGTGTTCTACATGGGCCTGGCCAATGCCGCGCTGATCAGCCGCGAACTGCAGCGCCACGGACTGCCGGCGGAGCATCCGGTGGCGCTGGTGGAACGCGGTACCACCCCCGAGCAGCGTCATGTGCTGACCACACTGGGCGACCTGGAGGAGGCGATCGAGCGCGAAGCGCTCAAGCCGCCGACGCTGATCGTGGTAGGCGAAGTGGTGCTCCTGGCCGATACCCTGGCACCGGGCATGACGCGGCTCACTCGCCACGATGCCGAAAGCCTCGACGCGAGGAGGCTGGCGCTGTGA
- a CDS encoding nitrite reductase, with translation MRSALLLGTLFGSLRRVLLATLLGLAPPAWADATDPAMLYNQHCSACHGVGRLGGIGPALLPDNLSRLKQAEAVEVIRDGRPATQMPAYGELLGEAEVEALAEWIYERPEVEPSWTDADILASHIVNHYYGALPDEPVFEVEDLKNLFLVVEIGDHHVSLLDGDKFERIARFPSRYALHGGPKYSPDGRYVYFGSRDGWVTKYDIYNLEVTAEVRAGINMRNIAVSADGRYVLAGNYLPHSVVLLDARNLELIASIPVEGLDGETSRVSAVYTAPPRNSFVVALKDIPEVWEIRWPEALAEGDEPLVGDFALHRMAAPDYLDDFFFDPEYRYLVGAARGGQGGQVFDLDSEAKVADLPLEGMPHLGAGITWELDGRRVMAMPHIDRGLVSVFDMSDWSPIAQIETDGPGFFMRSHANSPYAWVDVFFGPNHDRVHVIDKRTLEIVETLIPEPGKTAAHVEFDRRGETLLLSIWDDDGYLLWLDADTLEELGRMPMNKPSGKYNVWNKTQYEEGTSH, from the coding sequence ATGCGATCCGCTCTGTTGCTCGGTACTTTATTCGGTTCTCTGCGCCGTGTTCTACTCGCTACCCTGCTGGGTCTTGCTCCTCCGGCCTGGGCCGACGCTACCGACCCCGCCATGCTCTACAACCAGCACTGCTCGGCGTGCCATGGCGTCGGCCGGCTGGGTGGCATCGGCCCCGCGCTGCTGCCCGACAACCTCTCGCGCCTGAAGCAGGCCGAGGCCGTCGAGGTGATCCGCGACGGCCGCCCGGCCACCCAGATGCCGGCCTACGGCGAACTGCTCGGCGAGGCCGAGGTCGAGGCTCTGGCGGAGTGGATCTATGAACGCCCCGAAGTCGAGCCGAGCTGGACCGACGCGGACATCCTGGCCAGCCACATCGTTAATCACTATTACGGCGCGCTGCCCGACGAACCGGTGTTCGAGGTCGAGGACCTCAAGAACCTGTTCCTGGTGGTGGAGATCGGCGATCACCACGTCAGCCTGCTCGACGGCGACAAGTTCGAGCGCATCGCCCGCTTCCCCAGCCGCTACGCGCTGCACGGCGGGCCCAAGTACTCGCCGGATGGCCGCTACGTTTACTTCGGCTCCCGCGACGGCTGGGTGACCAAGTACGACATCTACAACCTCGAGGTCACCGCCGAGGTGCGCGCCGGTATCAACATGCGCAACATCGCCGTCTCCGCCGACGGGCGCTACGTGCTGGCCGGCAACTACCTGCCACACTCCGTCGTGCTGCTCGATGCACGCAACCTCGAATTGATCGCATCCATTCCGGTAGAGGGGCTCGACGGCGAGACCTCGCGGGTCAGCGCCGTGTATACCGCGCCCCCGCGCAACAGCTTCGTCGTCGCGCTCAAGGACATCCCCGAAGTGTGGGAGATCCGCTGGCCCGAGGCGCTGGCCGAGGGCGACGAGCCGCTGGTCGGCGACTTCGCCCTGCATCGCATGGCGGCGCCCGACTACCTCGACGACTTCTTCTTCGACCCCGAATACCGCTACCTGGTGGGCGCGGCCCGTGGCGGCCAGGGCGGGCAGGTGTTCGACCTGGACAGCGAAGCCAAGGTCGCCGACCTGCCGCTGGAGGGCATGCCGCACCTTGGGGCCGGCATCACCTGGGAGCTCGACGGACGCCGGGTGATGGCGATGCCGCATATCGACCGCGGCCTGGTATCGGTGTTCGACATGAGCGACTGGTCGCCGATCGCCCAGATCGAGACCGATGGCCCGGGCTTCTTCATGCGCAGCCATGCCAACTCGCCCTATGCCTGGGTGGATGTCTTCTTCGGCCCCAACCACGACCGCGTTCACGTGATCGACAAGCGGACCCTGGAGATCGTCGAGACGCTGATCCCCGAGCCCGGCAAGACCGCCGCCCACGTCGAGTTCGACCGCCGCGGCGAGACGCTGCTGCTGAGTATCTGGGACGACGACGGCTACCTGCTGTGGCTCGATGCCGATACGTTGGAGGAGCTGGGGCGGATGCCGATGAACAAGCCCTCGGGCAAGTACAATGTTTGGAACAAGACCCAGTACGAGGAAGGCACCAGCCACTAG
- a CDS encoding SirB2 family protein, translated as MIEHYALIKHLHMTTAVLSIAFFIVRAWWSVREVTLLQRRWVRILPHVNDTLLLVLGLTLMIMLSMWPHQHPWLAAKLLGLFGYILLGTVAIKRGRTPVTRALAALAAVVVFCYMLGTALTKDPLFLLPT; from the coding sequence ATGATCGAACACTATGCACTGATCAAGCACCTGCACATGACCACCGCGGTGCTGAGCATCGCCTTCTTCATCGTGCGGGCCTGGTGGTCGGTGCGCGAGGTCACGTTGCTGCAGCGGCGCTGGGTCAGGATATTGCCCCACGTGAACGACACCCTGCTGCTGGTGCTCGGCCTCACGCTGATGATCATGCTCTCGATGTGGCCGCATCAGCACCCCTGGCTAGCCGCCAAGTTGCTGGGCCTGTTCGGCTATATCCTGCTGGGCACGGTGGCGATCAAGCGCGGGCGTACGCCTGTCACCCGCGCCCTGGCGGCCCTGGCCGCTGTAGTCGTGTTCTGCTACATGCTGGGTACGGCGCTGACAAAAGATCCTCTTTTCCTTTTGCCGACTTAG